Proteins encoded in a region of the Marinococcus sp. PL1-022 genome:
- a CDS encoding MFS transporter, translating to MTKFQGLHTNIKIRLITDFSMEFVLMAILPFMAVYFSSHLGAGTAGLLLAFTMAAGIGIGLWTGHLSDVIGRKRIIVTAQGLQVLSLGVMALASSPLFESVWLTFAAFLTANACFNAADPPSEAMIIDYSSEAERPYVYQIAYWLGNVAYAFGAVIGGLFFESGRFYLFVALFLVSICIWYVVAFKLKEKQQTASFPEKSSRKVQVPLTIWKRYAAVMKDRRFLFFLIGTVCIASLEFQLDKYVAVRLDEQFHMVLGGFELTGVRMFSLIMFINTLGVVFFTMPVSARVSSLDYKKVLAAGLGIYTVAFGFFGFSTSFLVLLLAAAAFTLGEIIYIPVRQTILAGIVHDDSRGSYMAMESMMYNTALLLSSFMLTASAVIPAAGMSTLFILLGAVGFISYRLCLPLKKSRQAYAS from the coding sequence TTGACTAAATTCCAAGGACTCCACACAAACATTAAAATACGTCTTATTACTGATTTTTCTATGGAATTTGTATTGATGGCCATTCTTCCGTTTATGGCAGTGTATTTCAGCAGTCATCTTGGAGCCGGCACCGCCGGGCTTTTGCTCGCATTTACTATGGCCGCTGGCATCGGAATTGGTTTATGGACCGGGCATTTATCGGACGTCATCGGCCGAAAGCGTATTATTGTTACTGCTCAGGGGCTGCAGGTATTAAGCCTTGGTGTTATGGCACTGGCAAGCTCTCCCTTATTTGAATCTGTATGGCTTACATTTGCAGCTTTTCTTACCGCTAACGCTTGTTTTAATGCCGCCGATCCACCATCCGAAGCGATGATTATCGATTACAGCTCTGAAGCAGAACGCCCTTACGTTTACCAGATTGCCTACTGGCTTGGTAATGTAGCTTACGCCTTTGGGGCAGTTATTGGCGGACTGTTTTTCGAAAGCGGGCGCTTTTATTTATTTGTTGCTTTATTTCTCGTGAGCATATGTATTTGGTATGTCGTTGCCTTTAAATTAAAGGAAAAACAACAGACCGCTTCGTTTCCAGAAAAATCCTCCCGGAAGGTTCAGGTACCACTCACTATATGGAAGCGGTACGCAGCCGTAATGAAAGACCGCCGCTTTCTTTTCTTTTTGATAGGGACCGTGTGTATTGCCAGCCTGGAATTTCAGCTGGATAAATACGTGGCCGTGCGTCTGGACGAACAATTTCATATGGTGCTGGGAGGGTTTGAACTCACGGGCGTACGAATGTTCAGCCTTATCATGTTCATTAACACCCTCGGCGTTGTATTCTTTACTATGCCGGTTTCGGCCCGGGTTTCTTCCCTCGATTATAAAAAAGTTCTGGCCGCCGGTCTCGGCATTTATACTGTCGCCTTTGGTTTTTTCGGATTCAGCACTTCGTTTTTAGTCCTCCTGCTGGCTGCTGCAGCCTTTACTTTGGGGGAGATCATTTATATTCCCGTCCGCCAGACGATCCTCGCCGGCATCGTTCACGATGATTCACGCGGTTCTTATATGGCAATGGAATCAATGATGTATAATACCGCTCTTCTTCTCAGCAGTTTTATGCTTACAGCAAGTGCCGTCATTCCTGCTGCTGGAATGTCGACACTGTTCATACTCCTGGGAGCTGTTGGCTTTATCAGCTACCGGCTCTGCCTTCCATTAAAAAAGAGCAGACAAGCTTATGCTTCCTGA
- a CDS encoding ATP-dependent Clp protease ATP-binding subunit, translated as MRCEHCEQRPARIELNMNVNGSHQKMHLCERCYREIRQSMNQPSGQGGSGGSQSPFDQFFNNMMGGGAEQGSSQGQEQAQSGGGQSGGLLDDLGKNLSDVARAGLIDPVIGRDKEVERVIETLNRRNKNNPVLIGEPGVGKTAIAEGLALRISEGDVPNKLKNKSIYLLDVTSLVANTGVRGQFEERMKQLLKELQERQDVIVFIDEVHQIVGAGSAEGSSDAGNIMKPALARGEIQLIGATTLAEYRKIEKDAALERRFQPVMVNEPNLEDSVAILKGLQANYEKFHHVAFTDEALEACVNLSNRYVQDRFLPDKAIDLMDEAGSKINLAHSDDDSESLQSRLEQIAAEKERATQQEDYEQAAKLRDEEAKLQEQVKEAEQNGNIQKETPTVDVETIQMIVENKTGIPVRRLQRDEQKKMRDLPERLNANVIGQEEAVSKVARSIRRNRAGLRRGSRPIGSFLFVGPTGVGKTELSKTLASEMFGDPEAMIRLDMSEYMEKHSVSKLIGSPPGYVGHDEAGQLTEKVRRKPYSIILLDEIEKAHPDVQHMFLQIMEDGRLTDSQGRKVSFKDTVIIMTSNAGSQMKRVTVGFGDKDQVEPKIMESLSDYFRPEFLNRFDSIVSFKELAREDLVTIVDLMLKDILEAASEQGLDVTVSEDAKRMLADQGYDPSFGARPLRRVIEEKVEDGIADLMLEEEDVQSITITVNDNEIQVANAQTSASAKE; from the coding sequence ATGAGATGTGAACATTGCGAACAGCGTCCAGCACGCATTGAACTGAACATGAATGTTAATGGAAGTCATCAAAAAATGCACCTGTGTGAACGGTGCTATAGAGAAATCCGTCAAAGCATGAATCAGCCATCCGGCCAGGGCGGCTCCGGCGGCTCCCAGTCCCCATTTGACCAATTCTTCAACAATATGATGGGCGGCGGAGCAGAACAAGGCTCCAGCCAGGGTCAGGAACAGGCTCAGTCTGGCGGCGGCCAGAGCGGCGGCCTTCTTGACGATTTAGGTAAAAACCTGTCTGACGTTGCACGCGCCGGACTCATTGACCCGGTCATCGGCCGCGATAAAGAAGTCGAACGAGTCATTGAAACATTGAACCGCCGCAATAAAAACAATCCGGTTCTGATCGGTGAACCGGGTGTCGGTAAGACAGCCATTGCCGAAGGCCTCGCCCTCCGCATTTCAGAAGGCGACGTACCAAACAAACTGAAAAACAAGAGCATCTACCTGCTCGACGTCACCTCCCTCGTAGCAAATACCGGGGTGCGCGGACAGTTTGAAGAACGCATGAAACAGCTGCTGAAAGAGCTGCAGGAACGTCAGGACGTCATCGTCTTTATTGATGAGGTTCACCAAATCGTTGGTGCAGGTTCGGCAGAAGGCTCTTCAGACGCCGGCAATATTATGAAACCGGCACTGGCCCGCGGAGAAATTCAATTGATCGGTGCAACTACGCTTGCGGAATACCGTAAAATTGAAAAGGATGCAGCACTTGAACGCCGCTTTCAGCCGGTCATGGTGAACGAACCAAACCTCGAAGACAGTGTAGCGATCCTAAAAGGGCTGCAGGCAAACTATGAAAAATTCCATCATGTAGCTTTTACTGATGAAGCGCTTGAAGCCTGCGTTAATTTATCCAACCGCTACGTACAGGACCGGTTCCTGCCGGACAAAGCAATCGATTTAATGGATGAAGCAGGCTCCAAAATAAATCTCGCTCACAGCGACGATGACAGCGAATCCCTGCAAAGCCGCCTCGAACAGATTGCTGCGGAAAAAGAGCGTGCTACTCAGCAGGAGGATTACGAACAAGCAGCTAAGCTTCGTGATGAAGAGGCCAAGCTGCAGGAGCAGGTTAAGGAAGCCGAACAAAACGGCAATATTCAAAAAGAAACGCCAACCGTTGATGTAGAAACGATCCAGATGATCGTGGAAAATAAAACAGGCATTCCGGTTCGCCGCCTCCAGCGTGATGAACAAAAGAAAATGCGCGATCTGCCTGAACGTCTGAATGCAAATGTGATCGGACAGGAAGAAGCAGTAAGTAAAGTCGCGCGCTCGATCCGCAGAAATCGTGCCGGTCTTCGCCGCGGCAGCCGTCCAATTGGGTCCTTCCTGTTTGTCGGCCCAACCGGCGTCGGGAAAACAGAGCTGTCCAAAACCCTCGCTTCTGAAATGTTTGGCGACCCTGAAGCAATGATCCGCCTCGACATGAGTGAGTATATGGAAAAACATTCTGTTTCCAAGCTTATCGGTTCACCACCGGGATATGTCGGACACGATGAAGCCGGCCAGCTGACAGAAAAAGTGCGTCGGAAGCCATACAGCATCATTCTTCTGGACGAAATTGAAAAAGCTCACCCTGATGTGCAGCATATGTTCCTGCAGATCATGGAAGACGGCCGCCTGACTGACAGTCAGGGACGCAAGGTCAGCTTTAAGGATACAGTCATCATTATGACTTCAAACGCCGGCTCGCAAATGAAGCGCGTGACGGTAGGCTTTGGAGACAAAGACCAGGTAGAACCAAAAATCATGGAATCCCTCAGCGATTATTTCCGTCCGGAATTCCTGAACCGTTTCGACAGCATTGTAAGCTTCAAAGAACTGGCTCGCGAAGATCTTGTTACCATCGTAGACCTCATGCTCAAAGACATCTTAGAGGCAGCCAGCGAGCAGGGACTGGATGTTACCGTTTCTGAGGATGCAAAACGCATGCTGGCCGATCAAGGCTATGATCCTTCGTTCGGTGCCCGCCCTCTTCGCCGCGTAATCGAAGAAAAAGTAGAAGACGGCATTGCTGATCTCATGCTTGAAGAGGAGGATGTGCAAAGCATTACTATCACGGTGAACGACAATGAGATCCAGGTAGCCAATGCACAAACATCCGCCTCCGCCAAAGAATAA
- a CDS encoding NAD(P)/FAD-dependent oxidoreductase, producing the protein MSDFHIHDVTIIGGGPAGLYTAFYCGMRALDTHIIEAQPDLGGKIHAYPEKIVWDVGGLPPSSGKQLMDQLVAQAETFHPAITTNEKIIHVEKDEAGLFRLEAETGGIYYSRTVIVAVGHGILHAQKLDIEGAEKFELSNLHYTVQQLERFRDQKVMISGGGNSAVDWANALCPIASEVTVVHRRDEFGGHERHVQEMKDSDVNVQTPFALSGLHSNDEGTAIERVLCTNLETNESMEKEVDAVIVNHGFQMEFELLENLQLQTEENKILVNEQMGTNIEGLFAAGDITNHQGKVHLIAGAFVEGASAANSVKQFLEPGAGAKAMVSSHNERFAEKNQEIQKNLLSKQL; encoded by the coding sequence TTGTCTGACTTTCACATACATGATGTTACTATTATCGGCGGCGGCCCTGCTGGTTTATATACTGCTTTTTACTGCGGGATGCGGGCGCTCGACACCCATATCATCGAAGCGCAGCCAGACCTGGGCGGAAAAATTCACGCCTACCCTGAAAAAATTGTCTGGGATGTTGGCGGCCTGCCTCCTTCCTCCGGAAAACAGCTGATGGATCAGCTGGTGGCACAGGCAGAAACGTTCCACCCGGCAATTACTACAAACGAAAAAATTATTCACGTGGAAAAGGATGAGGCCGGACTTTTCCGTCTTGAGGCAGAAACAGGCGGCATCTATTATTCCCGTACGGTTATTGTTGCTGTAGGCCACGGCATTCTTCATGCCCAAAAGCTCGACATCGAAGGCGCAGAAAAATTTGAGCTTTCGAATCTGCATTATACCGTTCAGCAGCTTGAGCGATTCCGTGACCAGAAGGTCATGATTTCCGGAGGCGGCAACTCTGCCGTCGATTGGGCTAACGCTCTCTGCCCGATCGCAAGCGAAGTCACAGTTGTGCACCGGCGCGATGAGTTCGGCGGTCATGAACGGCACGTTCAGGAAATGAAAGACTCCGATGTAAATGTACAGACGCCTTTTGCTCTTTCGGGTCTTCACAGCAACGACGAAGGCACAGCTATCGAAAGGGTGCTCTGCACAAATCTTGAGACCAACGAAAGCATGGAAAAAGAAGTGGATGCTGTCATCGTGAACCACGGTTTCCAGATGGAGTTCGAGCTTCTTGAAAACCTGCAGCTGCAGACAGAAGAAAATAAAATCCTCGTAAACGAGCAGATGGGTACTAATATCGAAGGTTTATTTGCTGCTGGCGATATTACCAATCACCAGGGAAAGGTCCATCTGATTGCCGGTGCGTTTGTGGAGGGCGCTTCAGCTGCGAACAGCGTCAAGCAGTTTCTTGAGCCCGGGGCCGGTGCAAAAGCTATGGTATCCTCCCACAACGAGCGGTTCGCAGAAAAAAATCAGGAAATTCAAAAGAATCTTCTTTCCAAACAGCTGTAA
- a CDS encoding GNAT family N-acetyltransferase has protein sequence MRLPRSTERLSFRAMQHQDHRLLKNIFQNKDVMRYYAALKSEKEIDEWIHWNKSHYLSYGVGMWIVEDRQTQRFVGQCGLVPEKIEGSVSIELGYLFTPENWGYGYASESAAMVRDFAFYSLAIPTLISIIDPENTPSIKVAENIGMTYQRPVKRWSRSFSLYAAART, from the coding sequence TTGCGACTCCCCCGCTCTACAGAACGTCTTTCATTTCGTGCCATGCAGCATCAAGACCACCGGCTGCTGAAAAATATTTTCCAGAATAAAGACGTCATGCGCTATTATGCCGCGTTAAAATCCGAAAAAGAGATCGACGAATGGATCCATTGGAACAAAAGTCACTATCTATCATACGGAGTCGGAATGTGGATTGTGGAAGACCGGCAAACCCAGCGCTTTGTCGGCCAGTGCGGGCTGGTCCCCGAAAAAATAGAAGGCAGCGTTTCTATTGAACTTGGATACCTGTTCACGCCGGAGAACTGGGGGTACGGCTATGCGTCTGAATCCGCTGCTATGGTCCGGGATTTCGCGTTTTATTCGCTCGCTATCCCCACGCTTATATCAATTATCGATCCTGAAAATACCCCTTCTATCAAAGTAGCTGAGAATATCGGGATGACTTATCAGCGTCCTGTGAAACGATGGAGCCGCTCCTTCAGCTTGTATGCTGCGGCCCGCACCTGA
- a CDS encoding DUF3817 domain-containing protein, with protein sequence MNSLQSLRWAGIIEGISFLLLLFIAMPLKYGAGFDMAVTVVGAAHGGLFVLYVAIALFVWVQKRWPFLRMLIAVIVSVIPFGPFVFERSLRREENEKLEPGAVF encoded by the coding sequence ATGAATTCTCTCCAATCGCTCAGATGGGCCGGTATCATTGAAGGAATCTCATTTCTGCTTTTGCTCTTTATCGCTATGCCTTTAAAATACGGGGCGGGTTTTGACATGGCTGTTACTGTCGTCGGCGCTGCCCACGGCGGGTTGTTCGTCCTGTATGTAGCTATTGCTTTGTTTGTATGGGTACAGAAACGCTGGCCGTTTCTGCGTATGCTTATTGCCGTTATTGTATCCGTCATTCCGTTTGGCCCGTTTGTGTTTGAACGCAGCCTGCGGCGTGAAGAAAATGAAAAGCTTGAGCCGGGCGCCGTTTTTTAA
- a CDS encoding DUF368 domain-containing protein, translating into MIEWKNILRGLAMGASDVIPGVSGGTLALILGIYYRLLSAISLLFSRQWKQQLGFLIPLGIGMGTAILSLAHLLEWLLAEHPQPTFFFFFGLILGTIPFILYKVNYKTNFKKHHYVILLIAAVIVLLSGLFQGDEEAAVIATGSAGSFATLFFSGWLASTAMILPGISGSFVLVIIGVYQTVINALTEFNLPVLFTFGVGVLVGIAIMSKLLRYLLRAHTVGTYAVITGLLLGSLYVIFPGLNDGVIAFILSLVMFAAGLVLALFLGRIDRTRAV; encoded by the coding sequence ATGATTGAATGGAAAAATATTTTACGCGGCCTGGCCATGGGAGCAAGTGACGTTATCCCGGGCGTAAGCGGCGGCACTCTGGCGCTGATCCTTGGTATTTACTACCGTCTGTTGTCTGCCATCAGCCTGCTTTTTTCACGCCAGTGGAAGCAGCAGCTTGGCTTTTTGATCCCTCTCGGTATAGGGATGGGGACAGCTATCCTGTCACTTGCCCACCTGCTTGAATGGCTGCTTGCCGAACACCCGCAGCCAACGTTTTTCTTCTTTTTTGGATTAATTCTCGGTACGATTCCTTTTATTTTATACAAAGTGAATTACAAAACCAATTTTAAAAAGCATCATTACGTCATTTTGCTGATCGCAGCCGTCATTGTCCTGCTCTCAGGTCTTTTTCAGGGGGACGAGGAGGCAGCTGTAATTGCCACCGGCAGTGCAGGAAGCTTTGCCACCTTGTTTTTCTCAGGATGGCTTGCCAGCACAGCGATGATTCTTCCAGGCATCAGCGGTTCGTTTGTGCTCGTGATTATTGGCGTTTACCAGACCGTCATCAACGCTTTAACAGAATTTAACCTGCCCGTGCTTTTCACCTTCGGCGTTGGCGTGCTCGTAGGGATCGCCATTATGAGTAAGCTGCTGCGTTATCTGCTGCGTGCTCATACTGTCGGGACGTACGCAGTGATTACCGGCCTGCTCCTTGGGTCGCTTTACGTTATATTTCCCGGCTTGAATGACGGCGTGATTGCGTTTATCCTCAGCCTGGTGATGTTTGCCGCCGGCCTCGTTCTGGCCCTTTTCCTCGGCCGGATTGACCGTACAAGAGCAGTGTAA
- a CDS encoding DUF423 domain-containing protein, which translates to MLWKVLIVLGAVNAALAVGIGAFGAHGLESRLSNRMIETYNTGAQYHMYHSLGLIAIGAVAAYTGGGSALLGWSGWLLFAGIVLFSGSLYVLSLSGISWLGAVTPLGGVAFIAGWICLIIYVLKA; encoded by the coding sequence ATGCTGTGGAAAGTACTCATTGTGTTAGGGGCAGTAAATGCTGCTTTGGCAGTAGGCATTGGGGCGTTCGGAGCCCACGGCCTGGAGAGCCGGCTGTCGAACCGGATGATTGAAACGTATAACACCGGAGCGCAGTATCATATGTATCATTCGCTGGGACTGATCGCTATTGGCGCTGTAGCGGCTTACACGGGCGGAGGCTCAGCGCTGTTGGGCTGGTCCGGATGGCTTTTGTTTGCGGGAATTGTTTTATTTTCCGGAAGCCTGTATGTGCTGTCGCTCTCCGGCATTTCCTGGCTGGGAGCCGTAACTCCTTTAGGTGGAGTGGCCTTTATTGCCGGGTGGATTTGTTTAATTATTTACGTGCTGAAAGCCTAA
- a CDS encoding DUF5327 family protein has product MQISVQTVIEKMEEELLQLAEQGEKGDERALQEHARTLRNYCDILLSSKAGETKRPAAEPKAAAPAPEASAAPVARRETAEEEKEIPSTEGNLLDF; this is encoded by the coding sequence ATGCAGATATCTGTTCAGACCGTAATTGAAAAAATGGAAGAAGAACTGCTCCAGCTTGCGGAGCAGGGGGAAAAGGGAGACGAACGGGCGCTGCAGGAGCATGCAAGAACGCTCCGAAACTATTGCGATATTCTGCTTTCTTCAAAGGCCGGTGAAACGAAGCGCCCGGCTGCAGAACCAAAAGCAGCAGCTCCAGCGCCGGAAGCGTCTGCAGCACCAGTGGCACGCCGGGAAACAGCCGAAGAGGAAAAAGAAATTCCGTCAACGGAAGGTAATTTACTGGATTTTTAA